The Horticoccus luteus DNA window CTTCCGGCGTGGCATCATTGCCGAGTTTATAGAGGCGTTCGAGTTCCTCGATGGGTTCGCGCGCGAGGGCGGCGGGATCGGCCCAGCGTTTGAAGCCGTAGATGAGCTTGCCGAACTGGGTGCCCCAATCGCCCAGATGGTTATCGCGAATCACCCGCGCGCCGGTGAAGGCGAGGAGGCGGCAGATGGCCTCGCCGATGACCGCAGAGCGCAGGTGCCCCACATGCATTTGCTTCGCGGTGTTGGGCGAACTGTAGTCAACCACCCACGTCTGGCCGGCGTGGGCCGCGGCGGCGCCGGTGGCGAGGGTGGCGCGCGAATGGTAGGCGCGGAGCCAGGCGAGCAGGGTCGCGGGGCGCGCGGTAAAATTGATGAAACCGGGGCCGGCGATGGTGACGTCGAAGGCGGCGGCGATCGGCGCGGGGAGGGCGGCGATGAGTTGTTCGGCGACGGTGCGTGGGTTGAGTTTGCGCGCCTTCGCATAGCCGAGCACGCCGTTGGCCTGAAAATCACCATGTCGGGGATCGGCGGTGCGGAGATCGGGCGCAAACGCCGCGGCGTCGAGACCGGCGGCGGCGGCGGCTTGGTGCAGCGCGTGGGCGAGGTCGTCGGCGAGGTGGAAGGTCACGTGCATCTTCGCACGAAACCAGCGGCAGGGGCGGGCTCGCAAGAGTGGAGTTGGCCGGCGCCGCGGGCGCCAAACGCGCGCAGGAAAACCGGTTGATCGCGCGCGGGGAGGCGGCGGCGGGTGAACCGGCGGGGCAGTTTTGGCTCGACAAATTGCCCCGACAAGGGTCTGGTCGTAAACTTTCCCGCCTGCGGCAGCCCGCAGAAGGGCATACACTATCTACATGAGCAAACGCAACATCCCGACCCGGAGGTTTATCAAGCCCAGCTTCGAGTTTCTAATCGAAAAGAAACGCGATGGAGCGGAGTTCTCCCAAGAGGAGATCCGTTATATCATTGATAGCACCCTAGATGGAGAGATGCCGAAGCATCAGCTCGCGGCGCTGGCGATGGCGATTTACTTCTCCGGCATGTCAGCGCAGGAGACGGCCGATCTGACGGAAGAGATGATGCTGTCGGGCGAAGTGATCGACTTATCGAGCATCGCGAAGCCCAAGATCGACAAGTATTCGACGGGCGGCGTGGGCGACAAGACGTCGCTGGTGCTGGTGCCCCTGGCCATGGCGGCGGGCGTCGTGGTGCCGATGATGTGTGGCGTGGAGCACGATTACATCATCAACGCGTTGGACAAACTGGCCTGCTTCCCGGGCTTCAAGGGCGAGCAATCGATCGATCAGTTCACCGCGCAACTCAGCCGGATCGGCGGGGCGATCGTGGCGCAGACCAAGGATCTCGCGCCGGCGGACGCGAAATTTTACGCGTTGCGGAAGGAGACGGGCACGATCCCGAGTCTGCCGCTCATCACGGGCAGCGTTCTCTCGAAGAAACTCGCCGAGGGCTCCGAAGGCCTCGTGATTGATGTGAAGTGGGGCAACGGCTCCTTTATCAAGGATCTTGAGCAGGCGAAGCAGCTGGCGCGGTCCATGACCCGCGTGGGGCGTTCGATGAAGCGCCGCTGTGTGGCGCTGGTGACGGACATGAACCAACCGCTCGGCGACACGGTCGGCACGGCGCTGGAAGTGCGCGAAGCGATCCAGTTGCTGAAGGGTGAAGGCCCGGAAGACATCAAGGAGCTCGTGCTCAAGCTCGGCATGGAAATCGTCCGCCTCGCGGGCGTGGCGGGTTCCACGCTGTCGGCGAAGCAAACCGTGCAACGGCATCTGACCGACGGTTCCGCGCTGCAAAAATTCAAGGATCTGGTGAAGGCGCAGGGCGGCGATACGACCATGATCGACCACCCCGAAAAACTGCCGCAGGCGAAGCACATTCGGAAACTGCCGGCGCCGAAGCGCGGCTATGTGCACACGATCAATGCGGCGATGATTGCGCGCGGCGTGCATCTGCTGGGCGCGGGCCGCGACGACCCGCATGACAAGATCGACTACTCGGTCGGCGTTTCGGAGATCAAAAAAGTCGGCACTCAAGTAAAACAGGGTGAACCGCTGATGATGATTCACTACAACGACGAGGCGAAGTTGGAGCAGGCGCTCGAATATTTTAAGAACGCCTACCGGCTCGCGCCGAAGCGGCCGACGCCGCCGCCGCTTGTGGTGGAGCGCGTGGCGTAAGGCTCACGACCAAAACAAAACCGACCGGATTTCCGGTCGGTTTTTTGTTTTTGTGAGCGCGGAGGGCGCGCCGAATTTGCTCCGCCGCAGGCCGTCGGCGGGACCAGCGGCCTACAGGCGGGGTTCACCCGTGGACTGAGGGCGGAGCGCCAGGAAGAGAGCTGCAGCGACGGCGGCGGCAGAAATCAGGACGGGGCCGGAGAGCGTTGCGGCGGCGGCGAGCTCGGCGGACTGCGCGATGAGATGGTCGGAAAGCGCGGCGAGGAGGTTGCGCCAATCGGCGAGACCCGGGCCGACTGCGCCTCGTTGCCAAGCGAAGAAGGCGCCGGCGGCGATTCCGACGCCGACGAGGATCGCGCGCCGCGAGAGGTGGAATGACCGCGCGGGTGGCGGCAGCGCGGCGAGGACGCGAGGCGTGAATCCGTCGTCGGGCAGATCGCCAGCGAGACGAGCGGAGAGAATCTGCTCGAGCGGATCGTCGGGCGGGAGAGGGGTCAGGTTTGGGGATTCCATGCGGCAAGCAGGTGACGAAGTTTTTCCTTACTGCGGGCGAGGTGCGTTTTCAACGTGCCGAGCGGACATGCGAGCAGGTCCGCGGCTTCACGGTGCGAGAGTCCTTGCTGATAACAGACGTGGACGACGTTTTGTTCTTCGGGCGAAAGCTGGGCCAGCGCGGTGTCGAGATCCTGGTTAAGATCCGAATTGCGGGCGGTGGCAGTGAGCGTGGCGTGGTCCGGGAGCGTGGCACAGGGGAACTCGCGTTGGCGCCGGCGGGCGTTGCGAAATTTATTGTGGGCGATGCCGAGGAGCCAGGTGGCGAAGCGCGCGCGGCCGGCAAAGCGAGGCAGCGTGCGGTGGACTTCGAGGAACGTTTCCTGGGCGAGATCGTCGGCCCAGGCGGCATCGCCGTGCGTGAGGTGGCGCAGGAAGCGCCGGACCGCGGACTGATGTCGGTGAACGAGTTCTCCAAACGCGCAGCGGTCGTCGTGGGCGACGATGCGGGCGATGAGTTCGTGGTCGGACGGGATCACGATTGGGGCGGGCGATCGAGGTCGGTGGACGGGTTGTTGCGGCGAAAGAGAGCGGTCAGGAGGCCATTGAGCAGGAGCGCGACACCGATGCCCCCGGTGATGTAGGCACCGATGAGTTGAGGGCCGGAGCCGACGTCGCGCAATCCGTAGTAGAGGCCGAAGGAAACGGCGAGAAGGATGAGGCCGCTGCGCAGGTCGTTCCGCGGGCCGCACCGGCGGCGCGAGCGGTCATCTGCCTGCTGCAATGCGGGCGGAAGCGGTTGACCTTTCTCCAAGGCGACACGCGCGGTGTCGTGCCAGAGTCGGCGGCGCTCGTGCGCAAAATACATGCTGAGAAAAACGATGAGGACGCCGCCGCTGATGGCAGAAATCGGGATCCAAAACGGCGAGATGGACGTTACGTTGGCGAAGTAGGAAGCGAGGTGGAGTTGCATAATGGATTCGAGAGTGAGTGTCGCCAGAGCGGCGTTTGGATGTGGGAAAGTGCGCAAAGTGAAAGAAAAGACGCCCCGGGGGAGATCAGGCCGCGTGGGTGCGGGCGCGCGAAGAAAAGCGAATGCATTGCCTTGCGGCGCGGGCGCGGGAAGATTTCTGCGTCGAGACCATGAGCCATTCGTCGCGCAGTATCGTCTGGATCGTCACCACGCAGTGGCGCGGGCAGGCGCTCGGGTGCGCGGGCGATGTGAACGCGCGAACGCCGGGTCTCGATGCGATGGCGGCGGGCGGGGTGAACTTTTGCGAGGCGGTGACGCCGCATCCATTCGGGCCGTTCGCGCGGGCGGCGATGCTGACGGGCGTGCTTTCGCCGGCGAACGGCGTGCGTGATTATTTCGACCCGCTGCCCGGAGGAGCGAGAACGGCGGCGCACGTTTTTGGGGAAGCGGGCTACGGCACGGGATTTTTCGGCAAGTGGCATTTGAGTGAGCGTGATCGCACGGCGCCGTTGGTTGGTGAAGCGCACGCGCGCAGCGTCGTGCCGGCAGCGCGACGGGGCGGGTTTGCGTTTTGGGAAGGTTTTGAGAGCGGATTTCAGCTCAACAATCCTTGGTTGCATGGCTCCGTGCTGCCGGAGCCGACGCAGTTTCGCGGCTACCAAGCGGAGGTCGTCTGCGCGCGCGCAGCGGAATGGTGTGCCGCGCAAACGGTGCCGTTTTTCGCCATGGTGAGCCTGGAGCCGCCGCATCCGCCGTATGGCGCAGCAGCGGCGGGCGTGGCGCGGCGGGCGCCGGAGGCGATGGTGCTCGCACCGAATGTGCCGCGTGGCGGCGAGGTGGAGCGGAGGGCGAGGGCAGAACTCGCGGGTTACTATGCGCACATCGAGGCGACGGACCGGGCGGTGGCGGCGCTGGCCGCGCGTCTCGACGCCGCAGGCAGCATCGTGGTGGTCACTTCGGTGCACGGCGACATGCACGGGGCGCACGGACTTTTTCGCAAAGGCTGGCCGTATGAGGAAAGCATTCGCGTGCCGATGATCGTCACGGGGATCAAAGGCGGGCGGGCGGCGGGCGGCCGGCGGGACGAGGCGTTGGTGTCGCTGACGGATTTACTGGCGTGGAGCCTCGGCTGGGCGGGAGTCGGGCCTTGCGCAGCGCCGGCGGAGGCGCAGCTCATTTCGATGCCGTCCGTCGTGGCGTTGCCCGATCAATGCGACCGGGTATGGCGCGGGCTGCGCACGAGGTCGCACAAAATCGTGTTGAACGACGACGGCGCGCCGTGGCTGTGCTTCGATCGCTCCGCTGATCCGTTCGAGCAGATCAATTTGGTCGGCGCGCCGGGCGTCGGCTCAATGGTGGACGCGCTGGCGCGGGAAGCGCGTTGGCGGTGGGCGCAAGTGCGCGGATAGCGGATCAGACGGGCGGGTGTCCGCGGCCGTTGGAGAACTGGCGGCGGATGGTGTCGCTGAGCTCGCGCAGCTTGATCGGTTTGGTGATGTAATCATCCATACCGGCGGAGATGCAGAGTTCGCGGTCGCCGTGGAGCGCGTTGGCGGTGAGGGCGATGATGCGCGGCTGGGCGTCGGGCGCGAGGAGGCGA harbors:
- a CDS encoding sulfatase-like hydrolase/transferase, with the protein product MSHSSRSIVWIVTTQWRGQALGCAGDVNARTPGLDAMAAGGVNFCEAVTPHPFGPFARAAMLTGVLSPANGVRDYFDPLPGGARTAAHVFGEAGYGTGFFGKWHLSERDRTAPLVGEAHARSVVPAARRGGFAFWEGFESGFQLNNPWLHGSVLPEPTQFRGYQAEVVCARAAEWCAAQTVPFFAMVSLEPPHPPYGAAAAGVARRAPEAMVLAPNVPRGGEVERRARAELAGYYAHIEATDRAVAALAARLDAAGSIVVVTSVHGDMHGAHGLFRKGWPYEESIRVPMIVTGIKGGRAAGGRRDEALVSLTDLLAWSLGWAGVGPCAAPAEAQLISMPSVVALPDQCDRVWRGLRTRSHKIVLNDDGAPWLCFDRSADPFEQINLVGAPGVGSMVDALAREARWRWAQVRG
- a CDS encoding DUF6249 domain-containing protein, with protein sequence MQLHLASYFANVTSISPFWIPISAISGGVLIVFLSMYFAHERRRLWHDTARVALEKGQPLPPALQQADDRSRRRCGPRNDLRSGLILLAVSFGLYYGLRDVGSGPQLIGAYITGGIGVALLLNGLLTALFRRNNPSTDLDRPPQS
- a CDS encoding thymidine phosphorylase, which gives rise to MSKRNIPTRRFIKPSFEFLIEKKRDGAEFSQEEIRYIIDSTLDGEMPKHQLAALAMAIYFSGMSAQETADLTEEMMLSGEVIDLSSIAKPKIDKYSTGGVGDKTSLVLVPLAMAAGVVVPMMCGVEHDYIINALDKLACFPGFKGEQSIDQFTAQLSRIGGAIVAQTKDLAPADAKFYALRKETGTIPSLPLITGSVLSKKLAEGSEGLVIDVKWGNGSFIKDLEQAKQLARSMTRVGRSMKRRCVALVTDMNQPLGDTVGTALEVREAIQLLKGEGPEDIKELVLKLGMEIVRLAGVAGSTLSAKQTVQRHLTDGSALQKFKDLVKAQGGDTTMIDHPEKLPQAKHIRKLPAPKRGYVHTINAAMIARGVHLLGAGRDDPHDKIDYSVGVSEIKKVGTQVKQGEPLMMIHYNDEAKLEQALEYFKNAYRLAPKRPTPPPLVVERVA
- a CDS encoding RNA polymerase sigma factor → MIPSDHELIARIVAHDDRCAFGELVHRHQSAVRRFLRHLTHGDAAWADDLAQETFLEVHRTLPRFAGRARFATWLLGIAHNKFRNARRRQREFPCATLPDHATLTATARNSDLNQDLDTALAQLSPEEQNVVHVCYQQGLSHREAADLLACPLGTLKTHLARSKEKLRHLLAAWNPQT